GTCAGCATGCAGGTGCGGCGGCTGGAGGAGGCGGTCGGCAAGCGGCTGTTCGACCGCAGCAGCCGTCAAGTGCGCATGACACCGGCCGGCGAGAGCCTGCTGGGCCACGCAAGGCGCATGCTGCGGCTGGAGGAGGAGGCCTGGGCGGCGCTGGTCGAGCCCGACCTTCGCGGCCGGGTCCAGCTCGGCATCCCCGATGACTACGCCTATTCGCTGCTGCCGCCGATCCTGTCGCGCTTCGCCGCCAGCCATCCCCAGGTCGAGGTCGAGTTGATCTGCGAGCAGACCACCTTCCTGGACCGCCGGCTGACGGCCGGCGAGATCGACCTGGCGGTGGTGACCCGCGGGCCGGGCCGTGACGGCGAGCTGCTGCGCCGCGAGCCGCTGGTCTGGTTCGGGTCGCCGGACCACGACCCGCAGCGGGAGGAGCCGCTGCCGGTGGCGCTGTACGAACCCGGCTGCGTCGCCCGGGACGTCACGCTGCAGGCGCTGGCGGCGACGCAGCGCCCGTATCGCATCGCCTATTCCAGCCCCAGCCTGGTTGGCCTCCTGGCCGTGGTCCGCGCCGGGCTGGCCGTGGCGGTGGTGGTGGGCTGCAGCCTGCCGGACGGGATGCGGGTGCTGGGCGAGCGCGACGGGCTGCCGCCCCTGCCGGCGCTGGAGATCGGGCTGGCCTGGGGCGCCCGGCCGCGGACTCCGGCCGTGGTCCGGCTGGCCGAGCAGATCCACACCGCCGTCGGCCGGCCGGAGGCAATCGCCGCCTGAGGGCCGGCCGCCGCACCGATTTCCTGTTGCGCAGCGAAGCGATTCGGGACTCCCTTGATGGGAAGCCAGTCCGGTGGGCTCAAGGCACGATTGCCCCGGTCGGGGGTTGATGGTGCAATCCGCGCGGGCTCGCTCCGCTGATCGAGGGGGATCGGATGCGTCGTTTCACCGGACTGATCGTGGTCGTCGTTCTGGTCGTGCTGGTCGCCCTGTGGGGCGGCAGCGCCTATAACCGCTTCCTGGCCGGCGACGAAAACGTCAAGGCCGCCTGGTCCGAGGTGCTGAACCAGTACCAGCGCCGGGCCGACCTGGTGCCGAACCTGGTCAAGACCGTGCAAGGCTATGCCAACCAGGAGAAGGACGTGCTGACCCAGGTGACCGAGGCCCGGGCCAAGGTCGGCAGCATCCAGGTGCCGCCGGAGACGCTGAACGACCCGGCGGCGCTGCAGAAGTTCCAGGCGGCGCAGGGCGAGCTGT
The sequence above is a segment of the Inquilinus sp. Marseille-Q2685 genome. Coding sequences within it:
- a CDS encoding LysR substrate-binding domain-containing protein gives rise to the protein MDRRLDLDVLRTLVAIAEGGSFSLAASRVGRTQSAVSMQVRRLEEAVGKRLFDRSSRQVRMTPAGESLLGHARRMLRLEEEAWAALVEPDLRGRVQLGIPDDYAYSLLPPILSRFAASHPQVEVELICEQTTFLDRRLTAGEIDLAVVTRGPGRDGELLRREPLVWFGSPDHDPQREEPLPVALYEPGCVARDVTLQALAATQRPYRIAYSSPSLVGLLAVVRAGLAVAVVVGCSLPDGMRVLGERDGLPPLPALEIGLAWGARPRTPAVVRLAEQIHTAVGRPEAIAA
- a CDS encoding LemA family protein, whose product is MRRFTGLIVVVVLVVLVALWGGSAYNRFLAGDENVKAAWSEVLNQYQRRADLVPNLVKTVQGYANQEKDVLTQVTEARAKVGSIQVPPETLNDPAALQKFQAAQGELSSALSRLLVVTENYPQLKSDALFQDLMTQLEGTENRIATARNRSIQAVQEYNVGVRRFPGNLIAGVLGFSAKPNFSVENEAAISTAPKVDFGTSPAPKP